Proteins encoded by one window of Elephas maximus indicus isolate mEleMax1 chromosome 5, mEleMax1 primary haplotype, whole genome shotgun sequence:
- the LOC126077322 gene encoding spondin-2-like: protein MGTLMPATSWALLLATLGSVAGLPLEGEPGCTARHLARYSITFMGKWSQTAFPKQYPLFRPPAQWSSLLGATHSSDYSMWKKNEYVSNGLRDFAERGEAWALMKEIEAAGEKIQSVHGVFSAPAVPTGTGQTSAELEAHARHSLVSFVVRIVPSPDWFVGIDSLDLCEGDRWKDQVSLDLFPYDAGTDSGFTFSSPNFATIPQDTVTEITSSFPSHPANSFYYPRLKSLPPMARVNLVRLPHSSRTFVLPTQDLAGTGNEILDTLSVPQTPLDCEVSLWSSWGLCEGRCGRLGAKSRTRYVRVQPANNGTPCPELEEKADCTPDNCV, encoded by the exons ATGGGGACCCTGATGCCTGCCACCTCCTGGGCCCTCCTCCTGGCCACACTGGGCTCCGTGGCTGGCCTACCTCTGGAGGGAGAGCCTGGCTGCACTGCCCGGCACCTGGCCAGATACAGCATCACCTTCATGGGGAAGTGGAGCCAGACAGCCTTCCCCAAGCAGTACCCTCTATTCAGGCCCCCTGCGCAGTGGTCTTCCTTGCTGG GGGCCACCCACAGCTCTGACTACAGCATGTGGAAGAAGAATGAGTATGTCAGTAACGGGCTGCGGGACTTCGCTGAGAGGGGCGAGGCCTGGGCCCTGATGAAGGAGATCGAGGCGGCCGGCGAGAAGATCCAGAGTGTGCACGGGGTCTTCTCGGCCCCCGCTGTCCCCACAGGCACGGGGCAGACCTCCGCAGAGCTGGAGGCGCACGCCAGGCACTCGCTG GTCTCCTTCGTGGTGCGCATCGTGCCCAGCCCCGACTGGTTTGTGGGCATCGACAGCCTGGACCTCTGCGAGGGAGACCGCTGGAAGGACCAGGTCTCATTGGACCTGTTTCCCTACGACGCTGGCACAGACAGTGGCTTCACCTTCTCTTCCCCCAACTTTGCGACCATCCCGCAGGACACAGTGACTGAG ATAACGTCTTCCTTCCCAAGTCATCCAGCAAACTCCTTCTACTATCCGCGGCTGAAGTCCCTGCCCCCAATGGCCAGAGTGAACTTGGTGCGGCTTCCACACAGCTCCAGGACCTTCGTCCTGCCCACCCAGGACCTGGCCGGCACGGGTAACGAGATTCTCGACACCCTCTCAG TTCCACAGACGCCGCTGGACTGCGAGGTGTCCCTGTGGTCGTCTTGGGGGCTGTGCGAAGGTCGCTGTGGGAGGCTGGGAGCCAAGAGCAGAACTCGCTACGTCCGCGTGCAGCCCGCCAACAACGGGACCCCCTGCCCTGAGCTGGAAGAGAAGGCAGATTGCACCCCTGACAACTGTGTCTAA